The window TGAGAAAGATGAACAAAaaattgctttattttttgGTGGTTTTCGTCCTGAAATTTCAGACATTGTCCAGTTACAATAATATTGGACCTTTGAAAATGTGTCAACTTGCCATGAAGGTGGAAAGCCaacttaaaaggaaaaacaacaATGGCTCACAATTCTCGAGTCATTATTGGGAAAGTAAGTATTCGGGTGCTCGCGCGGATTCAACTTCTTCCAAACCAACATATATGGCAGCAAGAGTCCCAAGGAGTTGATATATGATGATGTGAATGCAGAACAAGAGCAGTCAAATTCCGAAGAATACGAGATCATTTATGGAGACCAATTTGAGTCTTTATGTGGAGAATAGTAATAAGCATGGAGGGGAAAATTACAATGTGGGCActgaaatttttgttaatatagaTAATGTTTCAGTCATGGATGCAAAGGATGACAACGATGATCAAACTTATGATACATCAAATGAGTTTTCGATCGAGAACTCAAATGAAATCAAACCTGCTGATATTCCAAAATTGAGTTCATATCTGAAACTGAGAATGCTTTGATTCAGGTGATGGACATGAAGAGCCCCTTCGTGCTAAGATGTTTGATGAAACTTTTGCTCAGATGGAGGATGTTGTTCTTGAAGATTAGATAAACCTCTTGAAAGAATCCAGAGGTTTATTAGATAAACCTCTTGAAAGAATCCAGAGGTTTATTCCGGTCAATTTGTTGTCCGTTCCATTGCTTCTCCGTTAAAGAACAAGCTGCAATTGAATGTGTTGCTCCTAATCATCTGGACAATTTTATATGACAGACTGCAGTTTTGGCTTCGACGAGCAAGCTGAGTCTGATTAAGAAGCTACATACTCAGCTCCACAAATGCATCTACAAGTAGAATGAGCGCTACAAAAAAATAGGCCAATAAACATTGTAAAAGGTTTGTTTTCAAGCCATGCGTTTAGAAAAAGTGTTTTTTCAGTGGACTGATTCGAGAAATTGGCGTTAAGAGCTGATGGCCCATTTAAATTGCTAGAGCATATCAATGACACCGCTTAAAACAAATTGAGTTACTAAGAGATTCTTTGCAACTTTGctaaaattaaagattttgatCTTGTTCTTCAAATGTGATGGAGATATAATCACAGGAGATCATGTGGACCAAAAATTTCCAACAGCAACCCAGCTGAAAAAGAACTCCATGGGGACAGATAGTTTTTTTGCCTCTGCTCCCTTTCCCCCTAGAATCTCCGCATTTTGGACCTTGCATATCTAGAGATAACAgtataaatacataataaaaatcagTCTAAATCTAGCTGCAATGATAAGAAAACACAATGAAGTCTATGTGAAGAGAAACTTTTTAACGAATGGAGTAGAGAATAGGTACTCTATGTGCATGCCGCCTCGATCAGATGATGGTAACATGGTGCCTTGAAGCTCCTCCATGGCTTTACTAGCTTGTTCAATTTCCTGGGAAATGAAGGGAACAAATGACCGTCAAGAGagatcataaattcaaattacaccATCTATTCATTAGCAGCTCAGTTCACTAACAGCTACTCAAATTTCTTGGGTTTGGCCATCATGGAACCATTACTAATATGTGGTCCCCCTTATTGAGCATCCATAATCATAGCAAAACAGTTGCCTATAACATCTCAAACATGTAAGCAATACCTCAAAATCAGCAAATGCAACTGGCATTCCACCTTTGGCACGCATTTTAAGCAAACTGAACCCTGGATATCTGGAACCAACAAAAAACAGATAAAGCCATTTAGTTTCCAGCCAAACAATTCACTGGATGATTGACAAAGACAAGAACATAGATATCATCAAAGAAAGAAGCAGAAAATCAAACACTCATCTCATCAAGCAATAAATTTCAACAAACGGATACATAAGGTTGCAATCAACAACTTACAAAGACAAAGCTTGCTTGAGCTCATCTTCGGTGCAATTTGGACCTAAATTTGCGATAAATAAAGTTGAGCATGTTTGAACAACGCCTTCAACAGTCTTTTCAGACTGCTCCCACAACCATTAGAAAAGATAAGAGTCAGAAACAACTCTATTCTGAGATGGTTTAAAAGAACTCACCACATTGATAATATGGTAATCTTTATATGTGAATCACTATTTgcatcataaataatataaagaattcTGATTCAGTATTTTTACTCTCTCAATAGGTTTATGAGATAATACTGCCATCATACTGACCAGAGAACTATCAGTTATACCAAGAAATCTTTCAGCAAAGTTGAATAAAATAGAAGTAAGGGCCTATCCTATATTAACATTCAAAGCAACAAAGTACAGATTTTTTGCCTCATTCttataacatttttcctcaGGCTGTTGAGTGATTCACTTACATTTATAGATGTTGCTTTGTCAGGAACAGCTGTTGTCTCACTGCATATTACCAGACACAAATACAAACTTAGTGATGCACAAAACGAGTCACTATAACCTAATAAGCCACTCAGTAACCTATCAACTAAACATTGCAAACTTCAAAAACTTCTACTCAAATTTATAACCATGCTTTCTCTTCAAACCTGGTTTCATTTCCCGAATTATCCCTGTTGCCGGAACTAGTGTTGTCTCTTGGAGATGCTTCATCTGTGTCACTATCGCCTGAGCATGAGAAATGTACCAATATGAGCAAATATAATAAGGATAATgcctattttttcaatttaaccTGAGAATATGTGCATTACCATCAGCACTTAATGTTTCTTGGGCATTAGCAGCTACTCTAGTTCTTTTATCAATAACAACATAAGCACCACCCCCTGTGAAATAAGAAATCAGCCAACCATCTTAAAGAGCATTTTGGGGTTAATTCAGACAATTAAACTGGAGTTTCTTGCACTGATTTGCACTTATTTGGAGAAACTTCAAAACTTGTGTACCTGGTTTGCGTTTCTTCCTTGAGTTTGATCTAGCCAATTCAATATGCAGGACTGATCCATTTTGTGGATCAAATTTAACACCCTAAAGATAATAATGAAGGAAACAAAGTCAAGAGCAAAATCAATTTCCAAAACCTTCACATCATGTCAATAGAAAGGCAGCACTTCTTTCAGTTTCAAACTTTAGAGTATCACCCAAGGAGGTAAATtgacaagaaaaataatcagAACCAAAACCCCATTCctatttgagtttttttgaCTTAACAAAAATATGTTTATCAGAAAATTCACCAAATTGCTCATCTTTTAACGTTCACAATTACACAAACTCTcggaatattttttattcttttcttgtcAATACTTTAtgaagatttaaaaaagaaaaaaaaatctcaccaTAATAAAATAGGTGGACAAACTAAATATCTATTTCTAGCTAACAATATTTCATCATCCAAAAAGatctttaataagaaaaatcacCATAAGATCATCATATCCAATTTGATGGCACCAAGACttctaaatcaaacaaatacaTTACTGAACATTGAACTCTCACATTCAACTCGTGCATAGCTGCAATGGCAGATTGATGATTGAAGAATGTGGCAAATGCAACAACCTgcaaacaagaaattaaagCCTCTGATGTGTTACAAACCCCACTCTACTTATCTACGAACAATAAAAAAGATTGCAAACCAATAAATGACCAACATGTTTCAGCTGAAGGCATTCTTTACTTCAGCTTTTACATTTGAGTAAAGGGTTATCACTTTACATTGTTTCTACCcatttaaattctatttaaaaaacCCACATGAAAATTGTTCAGTTCTCCCGGGAAACAACAGAAAGTTAAACGCGCCCAAACCCACCCACACCCCACACCACCACCACAAACAAACCCACCCACGCCCCCCAGCCCACCACCAACCAACCCCCCCAAGCAAAACTGAAGAAAATGGAGCTACCTCCTTCTTAGTAAATAGTTCAGTTTTCCCGCGACATAATAAAAACTCCAAAATAATCTTAggacaaagagaagaaaattaaacaaaaaaagggAGCTACCCAGATTTCAATCAAATTGCAGTCTTCTTAAcgaaagtttcaaattttcacaCAAAACAATCaggaaattattattatttttttggagGAAACGATGTAGAAAAGAGGAATAAAGCTACCTGGTTGCCCCGCCCCGTGTACTTTAGCTGGCAAGAGTCGAAGCCAGGTTTCCGGCGAAAAAGGTTGTGAATCTCGCGCGGTTTGACGTCGTCTGGTAGGCCGGAGACGAAGAGGGTGTTTATGCCGATATCTTGGTGTTGGTGGAGGTGATGATAAGGATGATTATGAGGCGGCGTGGCCGGAgaatgatggtgatgatgaagaGAAGGCATGTAGTAAGGATCGTATGGCGGATGAGCCATTTCAATCAATGGATTGATTCTATTGAGTCCACCGGTCGTGTTGACGTTGCCGATTTAGAGGTTCTAAGTGTGACTTGCAGTTTATCGTAGGTCGAACCGCTAGTTCCCTCTGTTAATGACAAGGGGTTTTAGAATCAATAAATGTGTGACATAAGGGCACTCCcgttaaactaaatttatctCAAACAATTTTATGTCTCTAGAGCTTGATAAACTCTTATTGTTTGCGACTTATAAGCTCTTCTTTAGGGTAGtagtaggtgaatttgtatcgAGCTCTTGATCTAATAGTCATTCGAATACAAACTAAGAGTAACCTCAGCAAAACATTATGCGCACTTAACTAACGAAATGTCAACGATTAACTCTTAACTTGTCAACGATACAACTACTCATATAATTCGATCATTTCGTTACACGATATTTTTTCAAGGTTAAGGTATAGATTTAGTATCTCTTTGAATGAACCCTCCGTATACATAGATTAGTGTATATCAACGATCAAATGATATTGAATGAAGCACCAACCTAATCTCACTCTGACCACAAATTTAAGTAGTTATTGTCATCCATCAATAGgcttatataaaatattcattcctTTGTTCAATAATGATGAATCCTCTTTTGATCCATCATAGTTTCATACATCTTTTGATATGACAAATCATCACATTTTTGACAACCTTCTATAAAGACTACGTTGGATTGGTGTTAAACCATACCAATCATTGCGTAAGATGATCTGATAACCTCAAATTTAGGGATCACATGTACCAccatttattaagagaatttgTTTCATATGTACTAAAATAACCATTTATATGAAACCCTTTTAGAGGATCTGTATGGTTAAcacatctataacatgcacCCATGTATTGCACCAAGCTattaacaaacaactttgacatgtgaaaTCTGTCACCATCATTCAATAAGGTTATTCGACACTATAATAGTTTTAACTATATTTCATGTGTCTTTAGTGaaggtaatataaaaaatatgaacgtTTTAAGAATGATCACCTAATGTAAATATAGGGTCTTCACGATCAATTGACATACACTGAATTCTCATCATGGTTCAACCATTCTAAGGtcttgttataaatatatactcttACGAACAAAGAAAACCACAAGAAATTACATATttgacttttattaatgaatttgtatTGTTAAGAGGATTGATTCTAGGGCACCAACCTCCATAATCTCTTATTTGCACTATAGTCAATCATTCACGTAAACAACATTGGATGATCGTACGTGTTGATCATGCTTTTGTTGCAATGGAGtgtttattttgttgatatCATTAGTTCATTAATTTTCCAAGGTTagcaaacctttttttttaattatttttgctaAGGTAAAATCCTCTAAGTATGCAATTAGATCCATTGATGAGACCAAGATTCCATAAGGCAATGGTTTAACATTACTATACCAAATCAAATATGCCTAAAGTCAAgatcaattcatcatttgaaCTTTCACATTCATCATGCATTTCAAATGCCTAACACAACTTTCATAATAGAATTTATATAACTGACACATGTGACCtgtctattttatttatattcttgttTATGACCTAACTTATTACTATCACTATTCCTCAAgcaataatttcatttttcataaacaaagaaattatCTACATTCCTTTCCAACGGTTTAaggataattttttgtttgttgtacAACAACACTTATTTGaacataattaatatctcttaagAGTATCTGAAGTATTTGAGATATCAATTTAAGTACACAACATGACGTACATGATTATTCTAATAGCAAATTTTAGTAGAAAtcaaatcatctttatctctGACTTCTTATGTCTAACAACACATTTCCTAATAGAGACATATCCCATGTGACGTAAAGGGATCCTTTCGAATCCTTTTATGCTAGATTTCTTCaacttttcattcattttatacACTCTAACTTAAATTCTTTGGAGTTATATAGGAGAAAGGTAATGAAAAGTTGGTGTTTTATGGACAACTACAATTCCACTGGTAGTATATAGAAGGATTaacaaattgattgaattaactagaaatattttaatgattttcgTTGGATTTGAAGAGTTTCGAGGTCCTTGATAGAAATAGAATTCTAACAATGACGTGTACATTGGTTGGGAGAAGACAATAGTGTGACTGTCACATGTGGTAGATATTTGACACTCCATGTGTGCAtgcaatatattatttttctacacATGAATGTTTCAAGCTTTGAAAAAGTTATGGATGAAAAGTTGTGGAGATCACTTAATATGCAAACCTCTGTGCATATGGCCACCATTTAGGTATGCCAAAATAGGCAAACCGCCAAATACAAGAAAAAGAGATCTAACCCAACaactaaggaagaaaaaaaatttacacttAGGTGTAGCACTTGCAATATTTTGGGGCATAACGAGGGCAATTGCAAGGAAAACGGATGAGAAATAGTctaatagtcattttccctttctTGTGCCTTAAGGTTACGACACCTTTTGGTCTGTTGTCATAATGATAGTACTTCTCTTCATTGTCAATCGAAGGTTCTTTCATCTTTTCTCTCTCCATTGCCAATCGAAGGTCCTTTCATCTTTTCCttctataaattttatcttcaaaTATGGTTTAGGCATCAAATGAGAATTTActgttatttactttttttttttataactaaaattgaattcactttttttttagtaaataaaaatcCCAGTAAATAAGATATTTTAAGAATCcgcataatttgattcaaattataaaatttaatcaaatatcttAAGCATTATAgttcagtttaaattataaaatagtttagttttaattaaataatttttaaactgttttttaaaatttatattacagtTTGAACAATCTTTAAACTGAACCAAGtcataaaccatattttttaaaatatatataaaattatatctataaaaatcttttaataaataattaagtgtataacttatttttttattaattttattaaataatatatatttaaaaatacattattttaattaattcaaattataatctaaactagattaaactatattttttcagtttaatttaatttaaaaattatttaaattaatttttaatttaatttaaaaaaattttaaactacaCCAAACTCAATTATACCTTCCATCTCCTCTGCTATCACATAAGTTTCAGCAAATTGAAGTAAGTAAAAACagataaaattgattttgttggtAGTTTACATTTCAGTGCATTGggattataacaaataaaaataaaaaatcataataatgtttaaaaaataataataataataatacttagATTGGATCCGCTCCAGATGTTATTCAAATAAATCCAGAAAGCTCAAACTTAATTAACACCTCTTCTTCCACCTACCcgtcaaaccaaattcaaaatcataaactTTAACAAATAGCAAACGTTAAGAAGACGAAGATCCAGCTGAAGTCGCCGTCATCAACCCTGCAGCTTCTTCATCCAACGATAAATCATCCGTCCTCCTGAACGCCGCGTGCACCGCCACAACTACCACCCCTATAAGCAGCGACACTAAGATATTGACCGTGGCGTCCGTCAAGAACAAGAAGACAAGAGTCAGCACCGACAAGACGATGAGGACAACACGATCGTCGATCATGCGGCCGAAAACCACCAAAGGCTCATCGCGCAGGAAGTAAAGAAACAACCACGCAGCCATCATGATTATGAACACAATCAACGAGATAGGGTGCCACAAGAGACTGAGAAACAATATCAACAGCACGATGATGGCGTAGTTCATGCGAAAAAACGAAACATTAGTTTTGATTCTGACGAAAGCTTCTTGGAAGTTGGACGGTAACTTGAGGGAGTGGAAATCGAACATGACTCTCCAAGGATGGCGGGAGCCTAGGCCGGCTTTGATTCGTTCTTTGGCGCGGGAGATGTAGTCGAGGTTGGAGGAGGGGCTGGCGGAGGAGGAGGTGGGAATGGTGCCGTAGGTGGTCATTTTTCCGGCGGGGGTTTGACTTGTAGGTTTGGGTGGTGGGTGAGAGCAGAGGCAAATTGAAGAAAACGAAATAAGGCGGTGAAGAGAATagagaatatttatataattattggcgtcaaaatcaaattctaatcTTTAAATCGCAAAAATTAGGTAATAAAAAATGCACTAgatttcacaaaaaaattatctacCGTTGATTGTCAATCTAATTGATGATAATAGCGCACTAAGCAGTGTGGGGACAGGAGCAATTAGGCGACGGCAGGATACTACCGAGGCCGCCAGCTTTGGCCACGTTGCATGTCCCAAGCTGCTGGAAACTTGTACGGACTTTCTTTTTATCGATCAAGAAATTTGCCTACCTTATGGGTGtcagaaatttttattttaattaaaaataaagataaattgttaattgatacctctattaattttttagattaaaaaagataaaataatttataataaaaacatatagtTTATATTGGATGAATAAACgaatttttgagattaaaatttgGAGCGTCGTCGTTTTATCCAtgttgggtggaaaatagtcatgtGAAGTGGAAAGTAGTTATTGGGCGTTAGCGACGTCCATGTGCACTTTTATTATGGAGATTCTGAGATTGTCGTTTTCATTAGGGGGATGGACTATTCCCCACCCAACATGTAGCGCAACATAGAAGGGTATTAATggtaattcaaaaatttaaatacctagattaacttttattaaaattttttattaaagataaaaataaaatcgttattttattattaaattataaaacctttaaaaattatattattttatctttataatttgaaaaactaataatttttctttgggatttagttttaaaaacttgttattttttttttaaaatttgaaaaatttttcagTCAACAAATTCGATGAGTCATTGATGGCCAAAACTTTAGAAAGACATGACAAAACGTTCTTCATAGTCCTGATATCAAAGGACGACGTTTCATCGTCTAGATAAAATATTGTCTCTAGATTGATGATGCTTCGAAATGGCAAAGtgttattgatttgaataacaCTTTATCAAAAAGTGTCATCGATCTAAAAGATGGAGGAAGTGTTGGGGATTAAGTAATATGCATGAataaccaatataaaatatcaactttcaattttgattagATCAAAACAATGAATCAAGAAAAGATTGTGGCCCAGACTATTGCATGATTGAAGAAATAATTCagacaagaaaagaaagatgaattGATGAGAATTGGAAGTAGGTGGGTGTCCATTACTACATAAATTGTCacattcttttcattttattgttattgttgttgcaCTCTTGCCTTATTATTTCACCATCCATTATTACATTATGAATTtgtctttgaaaaaaaaaaaaaacactctcaatatttttttttaagtaattatttattggacaacatttgtataaataattaaatgaaaaaaaaatgacacaAGTTTCATTTGTATTAATATGCAGACCcttttatcatgtttattgATGAAATCATGTCAATTAATTGCTAagaatctttatttatttttttaaatgtctgatgataactttaaataaattcaaatgtgtacATAATTGATTGAAATATCCATAATAAAGGAATGTCAAAAAATTTATGGTAGAGAGATAGACTTTTCGAAGATATTTATTAGTTTGGGGCTGCAAAGCAATGAGCTTTTATTTGATAGCgcatgttttattatttttagttggAATTAGGGATGGATTCGGATCGGGCCGAGCCTAAACATCCTTTTGCTCAAGTTCTACTCgaattaaaaatgatttggttAGAGTTCGACTCGAGTTTGGTTTGGATGAAAAACTTCTCAACTCAGtttgattcgagtttgactcgatttCATAATCGAATTAATTGTTCGAATTCATAGTTTGGTTTGACTATAATCAATAGT of the Mangifera indica cultivar Alphonso unplaced genomic scaffold, CATAS_Mindica_2.1 Un_0016, whole genome shotgun sequence genome contains:
- the LOC123205815 gene encoding U2 small nuclear ribonucleoprotein B''-like; its protein translation is MAHPPYDPYYMPSLHHHHHSPATPPHNHPYHHLHQHQDIGINTLFVSGLPDDVKPREIHNLFRRKPGFDSCQLKYTGRGNQVVAFATFFNHQSAIAAMHELNGVKFDPQNGSVLHIELARSNSRKKRKPGGGAYVVIDKRTRVAANAQETLSADGDSDTDEASPRDNTSSGNRDNSGNETSETTAVPDKATSINSEKTVEGVVQTCSTLFIANLGPNCTEDELKQALSLYPGFSLLKMRAKGGMPVAFADFEEIEQASKAMEELQGTMLPSSDRGGMHIEYARSKMRRF
- the LOC123205800 gene encoding PRA1 family protein F3-like, encoding MTTYGTIPTSSSASPSSNLDYISRAKERIKAGLGSRHPWRVMFDFHSLKLPSNFQEAFVRIKTNVSFFRMNYAIIVLLILFLSLLWHPISLIVFIIMMAAWLFLYFLRDEPLVVFGRMIDDRVVLIVLSVLTLVFLFLTDATVNILVSLLIGVVVVAVHAAFRRTDDLSLDEEAAGLMTATSAGSSSS